The following proteins are encoded in a genomic region of Parabacteroides pacaensis:
- a CDS encoding 6-bladed beta-propeller, which yields MNKIVLLSILSVSMLLTGYAEKPPTPKIAGFTFIPKDKITTIKKMAYNDSRFMDSCVFIPLETSDAVLINKIVQVETYNDRYYIYDKHQETEKLRVFDSKGKFLFDISKQGNGAGEYVSMNSFFLNGKENRIGIFDPSRLAVHEYNLQGKFLQTVKHGQQVLANLKKSICAGGYFYCHFGVSHFNDMMYYKLSAKDYSIMDKWMPYPIKIVQQMGADVMGHPFSFVGNELHHVLLFSDTIYTYQDGKDQPSLLIKTGKPNIPPTYFKGKPCEHDPFRALVEVWQDKRYSPGFTELFETDRYIMVAFRFNSDFYILDKDKKETFHVLEVDDSYLHFMKSSSINENKLIKVLSQEELTYYQDYIKTSNKDYPKQIRELMANYNIEEDNPILIVYYMKQSTK from the coding sequence ATGAACAAAATTGTACTTTTATCTATCTTATCCGTAAGCATGCTGTTAACCGGTTATGCAGAAAAACCACCTACTCCAAAAATTGCGGGATTTACCTTTATTCCTAAAGATAAGATAACTACCATTAAAAAAATGGCATATAATGATTCCCGGTTTATGGATAGTTGTGTTTTTATTCCTTTGGAAACTTCAGATGCTGTACTTATCAATAAGATTGTACAGGTAGAGACTTATAATGATAGATATTATATTTACGACAAGCATCAAGAGACAGAAAAATTAAGAGTATTTGATTCTAAAGGAAAATTTTTATTTGATATTAGCAAACAAGGAAATGGAGCTGGAGAATATGTAAGTATGAATTCTTTTTTTCTAAATGGAAAAGAAAATAGAATTGGGATATTCGATCCTTCCAGATTAGCTGTTCATGAGTATAACCTGCAGGGAAAGTTTTTACAAACAGTTAAGCATGGACAACAGGTACTTGCAAATCTTAAAAAATCAATATGTGCAGGTGGCTATTTTTATTGTCATTTTGGTGTTTCACATTTCAATGATATGATGTATTATAAACTTTCCGCAAAAGATTATTCTATCATGGATAAATGGATGCCTTATCCCATTAAAATAGTTCAACAGATGGGAGCGGATGTGATGGGGCATCCTTTTAGCTTTGTAGGTAACGAGTTACATCATGTTTTACTGTTCTCAGACACAATTTACACCTATCAGGATGGTAAAGATCAGCCTTCTTTATTAATTAAGACAGGAAAACCTAATATTCCACCAACTTATTTTAAAGGAAAACCATGTGAGCATGACCCCTTTAGAGCTTTAGTTGAAGTATGGCAAGATAAAAGATATTCTCCCGGTTTTACCGAACTTTTTGAAACGGACCGGTATATTATGGTAGCTTTTCGTTTCAATTCAGACTTTTATATTTTGGATAAAGATAAAAAGGAAACGTTTCACGTTTTAGAAGTAGATGACTCTTACTTACACTTCATGAAATCTTCCTCTATAAATGAAAACAAATTAATTAAAGTCCTTAGTCAGGAAGAGCTTACTTATTATCAAGATTATATTAAAACCAGCAACAAGGATTATCCGAAACAGATTCGCGAATTGATGGCTAATTATAATATTGAAGAAGATAATCCCATTTTAATTGTTTACTACATGAAACAATCAACGAAATGA
- a CDS encoding 6-bladed beta-propeller — translation MNKIILLSILSASMLLTGYAEKSPTQKVAGLTFIPKDKITTIKEIAYNDSRFIDSCVFIPLETSDSVLISEIVQIESYNDRYYIYDRHRETTKLRVFDSKGKFLFDIGKQGNGAKEYRAMNAFFLNGKENKVGIFDPMRLAVHEYDLNGKFLQTIRHGQESFVSISKTICVNDYIYCFFHVSSWNDIIYFKLSPKDYSIIDKWMPYPVKIEGQQMGATLLKHPFSIIGNELHHVSLYSDTLYSYQDGKDRPYLLIETGKPNIPSDYFKGKPFEHKPNDAFIEIWRDERYSPGFTELFETDRYIMVVFRLNNDFYIIDKDKKKTFHILTAEEFYLDFMKSSLICGNKLIKVLDQEQISYYQNNIKNGNKDYPKQIRELMSNYNVEEDNPILIIYYMKQSTK, via the coding sequence ATGAACAAAATTATACTTTTATCTATCTTATCCGCAAGCATGCTGTTAACCGGTTATGCAGAGAAATCGCCAACTCAAAAAGTTGCAGGATTGACCTTTATTCCTAAAGATAAAATAACTACCATTAAAGAAATAGCTTATAATGATTCTCGGTTTATTGACAGTTGTGTTTTTATTCCTTTAGAAACATCTGACAGCGTGCTTATTAGTGAGATCGTACAGATAGAGAGTTATAATGACAGATATTATATTTACGACAGGCATCGAGAGACAACAAAATTAAGAGTATTTGATTCTAAAGGTAAATTTTTATTTGATATTGGCAAACAAGGGAATGGTGCTAAAGAATATAGAGCTATGAATGCTTTTTTTCTGAATGGAAAGGAAAATAAGGTGGGAATTTTTGACCCTATGAGGTTGGCTGTCCATGAATATGATTTAAATGGTAAATTTCTACAGACTATTCGGCATGGTCAAGAATCATTTGTAAGTATCAGTAAAACGATATGTGTAAATGATTATATTTATTGCTTTTTTCATGTTTCTTCTTGGAATGATATAATTTACTTTAAGCTTTCGCCTAAAGACTATTCTATTATTGATAAGTGGATGCCTTATCCCGTTAAAATAGAGGGACAGCAAATGGGCGCAACACTATTAAAACATCCTTTTAGCATTATCGGTAACGAGTTACATCATGTTTCTTTATATTCGGATACACTTTATTCTTACCAGGATGGAAAAGATCGACCTTATTTGCTAATCGAGACAGGCAAACCTAATATTCCGTCCGATTACTTCAAAGGAAAACCGTTTGAACATAAACCAAATGATGCTTTCATTGAAATATGGCGAGATGAAAGATATTCTCCTGGTTTTACTGAACTTTTTGAAACGGATCGGTATATTATGGTAGTATTTAGATTGAACAATGACTTTTATATTATAGATAAAGATAAGAAGAAAACATTCCATATTTTAACAGCAGAAGAATTTTATTTAGATTTTATGAAATCTTCATTGATATGCGGTAACAAATTGATTAAAGTTTTAGATCAAGAACAAATTTCTTATTATCAGAATAATATTAAAAATGGAAATAAGGATTATCCGAAACAGATTCGCGAATTGATGTCGAACTATAATGTTGAAGAAGATAACCCCATTTTGATTATTTACTATATGAAACAATCAACAAAATAA
- a CDS encoding 6-bladed beta-propeller: MKRTIFLTFLSIGILCIGCKKESQRPKDPNLIFIPKDKITTIEKIPYNDSRFIDSCVFIPLETSDAALIDEIVQVESYNDRYYIYDRHRETRKLRVFDSKGKFLFDIGKHGNGAGEYVAMNAFFLNGKENKVGIFDPMRLAVHEYDLNGKFLQTIRHGQESFVSISKTICANDCIYCFFDVSSWNDIIYFKLSPKDYSIMDKWVPYPVKIEGQQMGATLLKHPFSIIGNELHHISLYSDTLYSYQDGKDRPYLLIETGKPNIPSDYFKEKPFEHEPNDAFIEIWRDERYSPGFTELFETDRYIMVKFDFNPDFYILDKDKKETFHILQTEGFYLNFTNSSLVCGNKLVRVFNQGDIASYQEVIIKDKKTDYPPQLRELASNYNAEEDNPVLVVYYMKQSTK, encoded by the coding sequence ATGAAACGAACTATTTTTTTGACCTTTTTATCTATAGGCATCTTATGTATCGGTTGTAAGAAAGAATCGCAACGTCCGAAAGATCCTAATTTAATTTTTATCCCCAAAGATAAAATTACTACCATTGAAAAAATACCCTATAATGACTCTCGTTTTATAGACAGTTGCGTTTTTATTCCTTTAGAGACTTCAGATGCTGCACTTATTGATGAGATTGTACAGGTAGAGAGTTATAATGACAGATATTATATTTACGACAGGCATCGGGAGACAAGAAAATTAAGAGTATTTGATTCTAAGGGCAAATTTTTGTTTGATATTGGCAAACATGGGAATGGGGCTGGAGAATATGTAGCTATGAATGCTTTTTTTCTGAATGGAAAGGAAAATAAGGTGGGAATTTTTGACCCTATGAGGTTGGCTGTCCATGAATATGATTTAAATGGTAAATTTTTGCAGACTATCCGGCATGGTCAAGAATCATTTGTAAGTATCAGTAAAACGATATGTGCAAATGATTGTATTTACTGCTTTTTTGATGTTTCTTCTTGGAATGATATAATTTACTTTAAACTTTCGCCTAAAGACTATTCTATTATGGATAAGTGGGTGCCTTATCCCGTGAAAATAGAGGGACAACAAATGGGCGCAACACTATTAAAACATCCTTTTAGCATTATCGGTAACGAGTTACATCATATTTCTTTATATTCGGATACACTTTATTCTTACCAGGATGGAAAAGATCGGCCTTATTTGCTAATCGAGACAGGCAAACCTAATATTCCGTCTGATTATTTCAAGGAAAAACCGTTTGAACATGAACCCAATGATGCTTTCATTGAAATATGGCGAGATGAAAGATATTCTCCTGGTTTTACTGAACTTTTTGAAACGGATCGGTATATTATGGTAAAATTTGATTTTAACCCTGATTTTTATATTCTGGATAAAGATAAAAAAGAAACGTTTCATATTTTACAAACGGAAGGCTTCTATTTAAATTTTACGAACTCTTCACTGGTATGTGGTAATAAGTTGGTTAGAGTTTTTAATCAAGGAGATATTGCTTCTTATCAAGAAGTTATTATTAAGGATAAAAAAACCGATTATCCGCCCCAACTTCGTGAATTGGCATCGAACTATAATGCGGAAGAAGATAACCCCGTTTTAGTTGTTTATTATATGAAACAATCGACAAAATGA